In a single window of the Bactrocera dorsalis isolate Fly_Bdor chromosome 2, ASM2337382v1, whole genome shotgun sequence genome:
- the LOC105230306 gene encoding arrestin domain-containing protein 17 yields MVVTCDIQFNQNEHGIYFADQLVDGAVVLKADKPKNVKAVILNISGFAITKWREKRFGKTRHFSGREDYMESKTYLMGSETSQIFTIQTGTHTYNFACKLPENCPTSFEGLHGCIRYIVKVTLVIPWKFNQTYTRGFTVMKMLDLNYESPQIKIPITSENYRSYCCGPCKTDPLKMQIQLPQAGYVPGQRIPVTALVINNTNIPVAEVRYALVMLVRYSSPAPALHSCLERITMTTAKSESVLRNSTRSLTHELLVPSTPPTCLRSCSIMRISYQVEVEARMKGWYSSQTITIPVLIGNVPLWQTPPVIQQQPRSSCMPALTEEVLLQGNEMSKDGEQQAVTEVVDEQNIALTGVQSPADIYPELPPPCYEESTHTMRGDVNEDDLHAFGPCEFAPLYPVYAVPLTMAPTAPVTPEPTRGAYINQNFENDKM; encoded by the exons ATGGTCGTAACTTGTGATATTCAGTTCAATCAGAATGAGCACGGTATTTATTTCGCTGACCAATTGGTGGATGGCGCGGTGGTGCTAAAGGCTGATAAACCCAAAAATGTTAAAG CTGTAATCTTGAATATATCCGGATTTGCTATTACAAAATGGCGAGaaaaacgtttcggtaaaacaCGACACTTTTCGGGACGTGAGGATTATATGGAATCCAAAACATATCTAATGGGATCGGAAACAA GTCAAATTTTTACAATACAAACTGGTACGCACACATATAATTTTGCCTGCAAGCTACCAGAGAATTGTCCGACATCATTTGAGGGCCTCCATGGCTGCATTCGGTATATAGTTAAAGTTACACTGGTGATACCCTGGAAATTCAATCAGACTTATACGCGCGGCTTCACAGTGATGAAAATGCTCGATCTTAACTATGAATCACCGCAAATAAAG ATACCAATAACTTCAGAGAATTATCGTTCATACTGCTGTGGACCCTGCAAAACGGACCCACtgaaaatgcaaatacaattGCCGCAGGCCGGTTATGTGCCCGGACAGCGCATACCCGTCACTGCGCTGGTCATCAATAACACCAACATACCCGTGGCTGAAGTGCGTTATGCGCTCGTAATGTTGGTTCGGTATTCCAGCCCGGCGCCAGCGTTACACTCATGCCTCGAACGTATTACCATGACGACGGCGAAAAGTGAGTCTGTGCTGCGTAATAGCACGCGTTCGCTAACGCACGAACTTCTTGTACCGTCCACACCACCAACTTGCTTGCGGTCTTGCAGTATTATGCGCATTTCCTATCAGGTGGAAGTCGAGGCACGCATGAAGGGTTGGTATTCTAGTCAGACCATTACAATTCCCGTTCTTATTGGAAATGTGCCATTGTGGCAAACACCACccgttatacaacaacaaccacgcagTAGTTGTATGCCGGCACTAACTGAGGAAGTGCTGTTGCAGGGTAATGAAATGAGCAAGGACGGCGAGCAACAAGCTGTGACTGAAGTAGTGGATGAGCAGAATATAGCATTAACAGGGGTTCAGTCGCCAGCGGATATTTACCCGGAATTGC caccACCCTGCTACGAGGAGTCTACGCACACCATGCGAGGCGATGTGAACGAAGATGACTTACACGCATTCGGGCCATGTGAATTTGCGCCATTATATCCAGTATATGCCGTACCCTTAACAATGGCTCCAACAGCGCCAGTTACACCGGAACCAACACGTGGTGCTTATATAAaccaaaatttcgaaaatgacAAGATGTAG
- the LOC105230300 gene encoding arrestin domain-containing protein 3 isoform X3, whose product MPTCEFTFDRDTAVYVCGEKLSGSLAVAFTKERLLEDIRIDFSGKATVSWVDTMARFPKLYSAEETYMEMETVVFQGGLLKPNTYNYRFNYLIPDICPTTCTTDIGRIYYELSLILSFLDKTHDKKETRKFTHEILVVQVFNIDKVPNALLPVIRNDEIFFCCWPCSAGPISIHLKTASGAYIPGNTINFSIEVNNMSKRCEFRTHITASFMQVYKFTTQVPRRRTRYISYILNSVEHRIIVKTDDIASLDEKFVVPPLPPSTQGTHIISIKYELRLETRISYITQTTSDLTLPILIGTSADITPEHTVSPSAVYIKYYCIIYS is encoded by the exons ATGCCCACCTGCGAGTTTACCTTCGATCGTGATACGGCGGTATATGTGTGTGGTGAAAAGCTAAGCGGCAGTTTGGCGGTAGCATTCACAAAGGAGAGATTACTTGAAG ATATACGCATAGACTTCAGTGGTAAGGCTACCGTTAGTTGGGTTGACACAATGGCACGCTTTCCAAAGCTCTACTCCGCTGAGGAGACATATATGGAGATGGAAACAGTCGTTTTCCAAGGCGGCCTACTGAAGCCAAACACATATAATTACAGATTTAATTACCTTATACCCGATATATGCCCGACAACGTGTACGACAGATATCGGACGCATTTACTACGAATTATCTTTAATACTGTCATTCCTAGACAAGACACACGACAAGAAAGAAACACGTAAATTTACACACGAAATACTGGTGGTGCAGGTGTTTAATATCGATAAAGTACCCAATGCATTG TTACCAGTCATACGTAACGATGAGATCTTCTTCTGCTGTTGGCCCTGCTCGGCCGGTCCGATTTCGATACATTTGAAGACAGCATCGGGCGCCTACATACCCGGCAACACTATAAACTTCTCCATTGAAGTGAATAATATGTCGAAGCGTTGCGAATTTCGCACACATATCACCGCCTCCTTCATGCAAGTCTACAAATTCACAACGCAAGTGCCGCGTCGTCGCACGCGGTATATTTCGTACATTTTGAATAGCGTGGAACACCGCATCATTGTCAAAACGGATGACATCGCTTCGCTGGATGAGAAATTCGTCGTTCCGCCGCTGCCGCCTTCCACTCAGGGTACgcatataatttctattaaataCGAGTTACGTCTAGAGACGCGCATCAGCTATATCACACAAACAACGTCGGACTTGACATTGCCCATACTGATAGGCACGTCGGCGGATATAACACCCGAGCACACGGTGAGTCCGTCAGCggtatacataaaatattattgcatCATATATTCCTAA
- the LOC105230308 gene encoding arrestin domain-containing protein 17 translates to MGDAKKFNNCVVVFDQNDFGTYFTGQIVSGKVIITLEKTKKLKGIKLQVCGFAACQWREKYGKKIALAKINPRDKHVYFGREDYIASTTYLVGSEFGNNFSMEEGTYTYTFSCPIPPHCPSSFEGTYGHIRYLVRVTFIRAGAADRVHNVGFTVLMPLDLNKDSKLLEAPASNDAMENVCFFLAKPVHLTIYLQQTGYVPGQFVLISADVDNKSTADCKKLIIMLNLRATYNSETPALHTVSEKICLVKKVCGPAPRQTRKSFAETIRIPATAPTCEHISKNVRVSYELCVMAVMSPLMRNPRTTIPITIGNVPLAISSTIEEEFLEEREVENMQPTTSRAVLPENSLENEIGAVGGASEDDISEEEIELPPPSYEQAMFMSTNIADNDANTVSVDAPFTPRYPVYNIDESSLAFSSMGLSPPPNLPQKRPRRRRRRRPAENPTKFAKDQLPTESPIQI, encoded by the exons ATGGGCGATGCTAAGAAATTTAACAActgtgttgttgtatttgatcAAAATGATTTCGGCACTTATTTTACCGGCCAAATTGTTAGTGGTAAAGTGATTATAACGCTGGAGAagacaaaaaagttgaaag GCATTAAACTACAAGTTTGTGGATTCGCTGCTTGTCAATGGCGTGaaaagtatggaaaaaagatagcTTTAGCAAAAATTAACCCAAGGGACAAGCATGTGTACTTTGGTCGCGAAGATTATATAGCGTCTACGACATATTTGGTAGGCTCGGAGTTTGGCAATAATTTTTCCATGGAGGAGGGCACTTACACCTATACATTCTCTTGTCCCATACCACCTCACTGCCCATCTTCCTTTGAAGGCACTTACGGCCATATCCGTTACCTCGTCAGGGTTACTTTCATAAGAGCAGGTGCTGCTGATCGTGTACATAATGTCGGTTTCACAGTGCTCATGCCGTTAGATCTAAATAAAGATAGTAAATTGTTAGAG GCTCCTGCTAGCAATGACGCTATGGAGAATGTTTGTTTCTTTCTCGCCAAACCCGTACATTTGACAATTTATCTCCAACAAACTGGATATGTGCCCGGTCAGTTTGTCTTGATCAGCGCAGATGTCGACAATAAATCCACAGCagattgcaaaaaattaataataatgctAAATTTACGTGCCACCTACAACTCAGAGACACCTGCTCTGCATACTGTCTCAGAAAAAATCTGTCTTGTCAAGAAAGTATGCGGTCCTGCACCGCGACAGACGCGTAAATCCTTCGCTGAGACTATACGCATACCAGCAACTGCGCCGACTTGTGAGCACATCAGCAAAAATGTGCGTGTCTCGTACGAGTTATGCGTAATGGCCGTAATGAGTCCCCTGATGCGAAATCCAAGGACTACAATACCGATAACTATAGGCAATGTGCCGTTAGCAATAAGTAGCACAATAGAAGAAGAATTCCTGGAGGAGAGAGAAGTGGAAAATATGCAGCCGACAACATCGcgtgctgttttgccagaaaaCAGTTTGGAGAATGAAATTGGGGCTGTTGGCGGCGCTAGTGAGGATGACATCAGTGAAGAGGAAATTGAACTGC CTCCACCATCCTACGAACAAGCGATGTTCATGAGCACAAATATCGCTGACAATGATGCCAATACAGTCAGCGTAGATGCACCTTTCACACCACGCTATCCGGTCTATAATATAGATGAAAGTTCTCTGGCCTTCAGCAGTATGGGTTTGAGCCCACCACCGAATTTGCCACAAAAACGACCACGTCGTAGAAGAAGACGCCGACCGGCAGAAAATCCAACAAAGTTCGCCAAAGATCAACTGCCAACTGAATCGCCAATACAAATATGA
- the LOC105230302 gene encoding arrestin domain-containing protein 3, translating to MPSECIFEFDRPQPVYYSGEIINGRINLHTTSEKSVREVYILFVGEAKVRWEESRTRSRDGKTEHYNEYYRADETYLHSKTCVHGDGTLQPGTYTYTFCIPLPLECPTSCVEKYGKIAYELSLVLNRPYRFDNVFKKPLTVLYQVNLNMQPELLIPIKSEDIKYFCCWPCSSGPVISTLTIPFGGYAPGQRIKYQLEIDNQSTGYDLADGIELKLTQIYSFEAHTPHRKTRYHSNTLALTEQGMQCLRLSKRLIDGTLLIPPVPPTSNRNYIIGVRYEIKMSINTGCCHTDSEIVIPITIGTVPLAQSATNPQNAIGLLPTAPAIPDTPGTPPGSDAPPNYEKFKPPSFDEATTIGGKFIDRDVDERNRTDEFIPRYPMYTNFAVPTAPSAVGGDEADAPLLVSPTAASTHNEPPPYQQESQQSGQPATRATAGYGWNS from the exons ATGCCATCGGAGTGTATTTTCGAATTCGATCGGCCCCAACCGGTTTACTATAGCGGAGAAATAATTAACGGACGCATTAACTTGCATACAACCAGCGAGAAGAGCGTTCGAG AGGTCTACATACTTTTTGTGGGCGAGGCGAAGGTCCGCTGGGAAGAGAGCCGTACACGCTCTAGGGATGGCAAAACCGAGCACTATAATGAATATTATCGCGCTGATGAAACTTATCTACACTCGAAAACTTGCGTACATGGCGACGGTACGCTACAACCCGGCACATATACTTACACCTTTTGCATACCATTGCCACTTGAGTGTCCGACATCGTGTGTGGAGAAATATGGCAAAATTGCATACGAACTCTCGCTGGTATTGAATCGACCATATCGGTTCGATAATGTGTTCAAAAAACCACTAACGGTTTTATATCAGGTGAATTTGAACATGCAACCGGAGTTGTTG ATACCGATTAAAAGTGAGGACATTAAATACTTTTGCTGCTGGCCATGCTCTTCCGGCCCAGTGATATCAACGCTTACCATACCATTTGGCGGTTATGCGCCCGGCCAGAGAATCAAATATCAACTCGAAATAGACAATCAATCGACCGGCTATGATTTAGCTGATGGCATCGAATTAAAACTGACACAGATTTACAGCTTTGAAGCACATACGCCGCATAGAAAGACGCGCTATCACAGCAATACATTGGCACTCACCGAACAGGGTATGCAATGCTTGCGACTGTCTAAGCGCTTGATTGACGGCACACTTCTTATACCGCCTGTGCCGCCTACCTCGAATAGAAATTACATCATTGGTGTACGTTATGAGATTAAGATGTCCATCAACACCGGTTGCTGTCACACAGACTCCGAAATAGTTATACCCATAACAATTGGAACAGTACCATTGGCGCAGAGCGCCACCAATCCACAGAATGCAATCGGTTTGCTGCCGACAGCGCCAGCAATTCCCGATACACCCGGCACACCGCCTGGCAGTGATGCGCCACCAAACTACGAAAAATTCA agcCACCGTCTTTTGACGAGGCTACCACCATTGGTGGAAAGTTTATTGATCGTGATGTCGATGAGCGTAATCGCACCGATGAATTCATACCTCGGTATCCGATGTACACGAATTTCGCCGTGCCCACAGCACCGTCTGCCGTAGGTGGTGATGAAGCCGATGCACCACTGCTGGTATCGCCTACTGCGGCTTCAACGCACAATGAACCACCACCTTATCAGCAGGAAAGTCAACAGTCTGGCCAACCGGCGACACGCGCCACAGCTGGCTATGGTTGGAATAGTTGA
- the LOC105230301 gene encoding arrestin domain-containing protein 3, with protein sequence MVLKCQVHLDNPKRIYAPGDKLTGHVLLTMEVRLIIKAFAIKYSGFAEVKWERILPPKKVKKINEQNESEQPSDIGPPIEQCIEVYNNREDFLSNVNYFVGSEEATGRIIERGTYTYPFCVALPQSCPSSFESANGHIRYMLEVFIDHKNKREVWYTQQLQVLKPLDLRRYPEIAEKACDVLVEENMPWHFFKHPLKMCVNLQQFGYVPGEELSVHVSIENSDNLRLHELTYELQQISCITAAHGHKKTKTKYFHTTLAKAVHFFYGLRERNEQHLQTFFLPQTVPNTDPADCQCLQISYELSVQLSTNNTKRSLQAKIPIVVGTISLRAPQEVQALSGTMPTAVSAMHSVENLPMKCREFDVPTTREPQDCFAVATAPEPESPIQSACELNLRSMSFREAEHLPKTKFNAEPKKSKFNKEQTVFQPTYLYYDIDSLPGVQNAVATTTTAAALPSATEELQNNASEDQTPENTATPTWDCAKFKKKRKERKSIIDGSS encoded by the exons ATGGTTCTAAAGTGTCAAGTTCATTTGGATAACCCAAAACGTATTTATGCACCCGGCGATAAGCTCACCGGCCATGTGCTGCTAACAATGGAGGTACGCCTGATTATCAAAG CGTTTGCCATCAAATATTCGGGTTTTGCAGAAGTGAAATGGGAGAGAATACTTCCACCGAAgaaagttaagaaaataaatgaacaaaatgAGTCGGAGCAACCCTCAGACATTGGACCTCCTATTGAGCAGTGCATTGAAGTTTACAACAATCGAGAAGACTTTTTGTccaatgtaaattattttgtcGGTTCCGAGGAAG CAACAGGCAGAATCATTGAACGTGGCACTTACACATATCCATTTTGCGTTGCACTGCCGCAAAGCTGTCCATCCAGTTTTGAAAGTGCCAACGGTCACATACGCTATATGCTTGAGGTATTCATCGACCATAAGAACAAACGTGAGGTATGGTATACACAGCAATTGCAAGTGCTCAAGCCGCTCGATCTGCGTCGATACCCAGAAATCGCCGAAAAAGCTTGTGATGTGCTCGTCGAAGAGAATATGCCTTGGCATTTTTTCAAACACCCCTTGAAAATGTGTGTAAACTTACAGCAGTTTGGGTATGTGCCCGGTGAAGAACTTTCAGTACACGTATCCATAGAAAATTCCGATAACTTGCGTTTACACGAATTAACCTATGAGCTGCAACAAATTTCTTGCATAACCGCCGCGCATGGTCACAAGAAAACTAAAACCAAATACTTCCACACCACTTTGGCGAAAGCTGTACACTTCTTCTATGGTCTACGGGAAAGAAACGAGCAACATTTGCAAACCTTTTTCTTGCCACAAACTGTGCCGAATACCGATCCAGCCGATTGTCAGTGCTTGCAAATAAGTTACGAGTTGAGTGTGCAGCTGAGCACGAACAATACGAAACGTTCGTTGCAAGCAAAGATACCGATCGTTGTGGGCACCATATCCCTGCGGGCACCGCAAGAAGTTCAGGCACTTTCTGGCACAATGCCAACGGCGGTCTCTGCAATGCACAGCGTGGAGAATTTGCCAATGAAATGCAGGGAGTTTGATGTGCCGACAACAAGGGAACCTCAAGATTGTTTTGCGGTGGCTACAGCACCTGAGCCGGAATCTCCCATACAAAGTGCTTGTGAATTAAATTTGC GCTCCATGTCCTTCCGCGAAGCAGAACATTTGCCGAAaacgaaattcaacgcagaaccaaaaaaatccaaattcaaTAAGGAGCAAACCGTTTTTCAACCAACATATCTTTACTATGACATAGATAGTCTGCCAGGTGTGCAAAATGCTGTCGCCACTACGACAACTGCAGCAGCACTGCCAAGCGCTACAGAGGAGCTTCAAAACAATGCCAGCGAAGATCAAACCCCTGAAAATACCGCTACGCCTACCTGGGattgtgcaaaatttaaaaagaaaaggaaGGAACGTAAAAGTATTATAGACGGATCTTCATAA
- the LOC105230300 gene encoding arrestin domain-containing protein 5 isoform X2 — protein MPTCEFTFDRDTAVYVCGEKLSGSLAVAFTKERLLEDIRIDFSGKATVSWVDTMARFPKLYSAEETYMEMETVVFQGGLLKPNTYNYRFNYLIPDICPTTCTTDIGRIYYELSLILSFLDKTHDKKETRKFTHEILVVQVFNIDKVPNALVSYKVLVQLTEIYSKTMVPIQNPMQLPVIRNDEIFFCCWPCSAGPISIHLKTASGAYIPGNTINFSIEVNNMSKRCEFRTHITASFMQVYKFTTQVPRRRTRYISYILNSVEHRIIVKTDDIASLDEKFVVPPLPPSTQGTHIISIKYELRLETRISYITQTTSDLTLPILIGTSADITPEHTNTLRKSRRL, from the exons ATGCCCACCTGCGAGTTTACCTTCGATCGTGATACGGCGGTATATGTGTGTGGTGAAAAGCTAAGCGGCAGTTTGGCGGTAGCATTCACAAAGGAGAGATTACTTGAAG ATATACGCATAGACTTCAGTGGTAAGGCTACCGTTAGTTGGGTTGACACAATGGCACGCTTTCCAAAGCTCTACTCCGCTGAGGAGACATATATGGAGATGGAAACAGTCGTTTTCCAAGGCGGCCTACTGAAGCCAAACACATATAATTACAGATTTAATTACCTTATACCCGATATATGCCCGACAACGTGTACGACAGATATCGGACGCATTTACTACGAATTATCTTTAATACTGTCATTCCTAGACAAGACACACGACAAGAAAGAAACACGTAAATTTACACACGAAATACTGGTGGTGCAGGTGTTTAATATCGATAAAGTACCCAATGCATTGGTGAGTTATAAGGTATTAGTACAATTAACCGAAATTTATTCGAAAACTATGGTTCCGATTCAAAACCCAATGCAGTTACCAGTCATACGTAACGATGAGATCTTCTTCTGCTGTTGGCCCTGCTCGGCCGGTCCGATTTCGATACATTTGAAGACAGCATCGGGCGCCTACATACCCGGCAACACTATAAACTTCTCCATTGAAGTGAATAATATGTCGAAGCGTTGCGAATTTCGCACACATATCACCGCCTCCTTCATGCAAGTCTACAAATTCACAACGCAAGTGCCGCGTCGTCGCACGCGGTATATTTCGTACATTTTGAATAGCGTGGAACACCGCATCATTGTCAAAACGGATGACATCGCTTCGCTGGATGAGAAATTCGTCGTTCCGCCGCTGCCGCCTTCCACTCAGGGTACgcatataatttctattaaataCGAGTTACGTCTAGAGACGCGCATCAGCTATATCACACAAACAACGTCGGACTTGACATTGCCCATACTGATAGGCACGTCGGCGGATATAACACCCGAGCACACG AATACGCTGAGGAAAAGTAGACGCTTGTAA
- the LOC105230307 gene encoding arrestin domain-containing protein 17, producing the protein MVVTCAIEFDNNPYGTYFAGQVMTGKVTLQADMPKQVKAIVLKISGCADTSWTESSSSTTTDAHGRSSTKTHTTHYRGHEDYIKSRTYLLSSNENQSAVIEPGIHTYTFACLLPITCPSSFEGIYGYIRYLTRVELVRPWKFNQNFTRGFTVLKMMDLNYDSPLLRVPSKSEAQKVFCCGPCKTQPLEVHVSLPQSGYVPGQAIPVSVLISNETKIKVEELKIELVMLVCYYSQVPLTRTKNQRITVLKLKGDGVPVHCKKQFDYTLIVPATPPTCFNLCRIIQIAYQVEVVAKVKGWHTDQVICVPVTIGNVPLLGVIQKQPVASADNLVPSGSGVTNRSFVADDKSGDVHEKMFTEANQLQSTVQENPIQVSSGAATSSVITPTLPNPWDADASIPPPSYESALHIKPAKLNLDEGQEYGETEFAPRYPVFKVPSPIASGKDEVDVGPRVDGVATSGVLSAQNSTWL; encoded by the exons ATGGTTGTAACATGTGCCATTGAGTTTGACAATAATCCCTACGGCACCTACTTTGCTGGTCAAGTCATGACGGGTAAAGTTACGCTGCAAGCGGACATGCCGAAGCAGGTAAAAG ccATCGTGCTGAAAATTAGCGGTTGTGCAGACACTAGTTGGACGGAAAGCTCCAGCAGCACAACAACCGATGCACATGGACGTTCGAGCACTAAAACCCACACAACACACTACAGAGGTCATGAGGATTATATCAAATCGAGGACTTATTTGCTCAGCTCCAACGAAA ACCAATCTGCCGTGATTGAGCCAGGCATACATACCTATACGTTTGCCTGCCTATTACCCATCACCTGCCCTTCGTCCTTCGAAGGCATCTACGGTTATATACGATATTTAACTAGGGTGGAACTCGTGCGACCATGGAAGTTCAATCAGAATTTTACGCGCGGATTTACGGTTTTGAAAATGATGGATCTAAACTACGACAGTCCTTTATTGCGA GTGCCTAGCAAGTCGGAAGCACAAAAGGTCTTCTGCTGTGGGCCTTGTAAAACACAGCCATTGGAGGTGCACGTTTCCTTGCCACAAAGTGGCTATGTACCTGGACAAGCGATACCAGTTAGCGTACTCATATCGAACGAAACCAAGATAAAAGTCGAAGAACTCAAAATAGAATTGGTAATGCTCGTTTGCTATTACAGTCAAGTACCACTGACGCGTACGAAGAACCAACGCATAACGGTGCTTAAGTTGAAAGGTGATGGTGTGCCGGTGCATTGCAAGAAACAATTCGACTATACACTCATTGTGCCGGCTACGCCGCCAACATGCTTCAATTTATGCCGCATCATACAGATTGCCTATCAAGTAGAGGTTGTGGCAAAAGTGAAGGGTTGGCATACGGATCAGGTCATCTGTGTGCCCGTCACGATAGGCAATGTGCCGTTGCTCGGCGTCATACAAAAGCAACCAGTGGCGTCTGCTGATAACCTCGTCCCCAGCGGTAGTGGTGTTACGAACCGTTCATTCGTGGCGGATGACAAAAGCGGCGATGTTCACGAAAAAATGTTCACCGAAGCTAACCAGTTGCAGTCTACAGTGCAAGAGAACCCGATACAAGTAAGCAGCGGTGCTGCGACAAGTTCTGTCATAACACCTACACTGCCAAATCCCTGGGATGCAGATGCCAGTATAC CACCGCCGTCCTATGAATCTGCGTTGCATATAAAACCAGCAAAACTTAACCTTGATGAAGGGCAAGAATACGGCGAAACCGAATTTGCACCGCGTTATCCTGTCTTCAAGGTGCCGAGTCCGATCGCGTCAGGCAAAGACGAAGTTGATGTGGGGCCTAGGGTTGATGGTGTAGCGACTAGTGGTGTTTTATCAGCCCAAAATAGCACTTGGCTGTGA
- the LOC105230300 gene encoding arrestin domain-containing protein 5 isoform X1 — protein MPTCEFTFDRDTAVYVCGEKLSGSLAVAFTKERLLEDIRIDFSGKATVSWVDTMARFPKLYSAEETYMEMETVVFQGGLLKPNTYNYRFNYLIPDICPTTCTTDIGRIYYELSLILSFLDKTHDKKETRKFTHEILVVQVFNIDKVPNALVSYKVLVQLTEIYSKTMVPIQNPMQLPVIRNDEIFFCCWPCSAGPISIHLKTASGAYIPGNTINFSIEVNNMSKRCEFRTHITASFMQVYKFTTQVPRRRTRYISYILNSVEHRIIVKTDDIASLDEKFVVPPLPPSTQGTHIISIKYELRLETRISYITQTTSDLTLPILIGTSADITPEHTVSPSAVYIKYYCIIYS, from the exons ATGCCCACCTGCGAGTTTACCTTCGATCGTGATACGGCGGTATATGTGTGTGGTGAAAAGCTAAGCGGCAGTTTGGCGGTAGCATTCACAAAGGAGAGATTACTTGAAG ATATACGCATAGACTTCAGTGGTAAGGCTACCGTTAGTTGGGTTGACACAATGGCACGCTTTCCAAAGCTCTACTCCGCTGAGGAGACATATATGGAGATGGAAACAGTCGTTTTCCAAGGCGGCCTACTGAAGCCAAACACATATAATTACAGATTTAATTACCTTATACCCGATATATGCCCGACAACGTGTACGACAGATATCGGACGCATTTACTACGAATTATCTTTAATACTGTCATTCCTAGACAAGACACACGACAAGAAAGAAACACGTAAATTTACACACGAAATACTGGTGGTGCAGGTGTTTAATATCGATAAAGTACCCAATGCATTGGTGAGTTATAAGGTATTAGTACAATTAACCGAAATTTATTCGAAAACTATGGTTCCGATTCAAAACCCAATGCAGTTACCAGTCATACGTAACGATGAGATCTTCTTCTGCTGTTGGCCCTGCTCGGCCGGTCCGATTTCGATACATTTGAAGACAGCATCGGGCGCCTACATACCCGGCAACACTATAAACTTCTCCATTGAAGTGAATAATATGTCGAAGCGTTGCGAATTTCGCACACATATCACCGCCTCCTTCATGCAAGTCTACAAATTCACAACGCAAGTGCCGCGTCGTCGCACGCGGTATATTTCGTACATTTTGAATAGCGTGGAACACCGCATCATTGTCAAAACGGATGACATCGCTTCGCTGGATGAGAAATTCGTCGTTCCGCCGCTGCCGCCTTCCACTCAGGGTACgcatataatttctattaaataCGAGTTACGTCTAGAGACGCGCATCAGCTATATCACACAAACAACGTCGGACTTGACATTGCCCATACTGATAGGCACGTCGGCGGATATAACACCCGAGCACACGGTGAGTCCGTCAGCggtatacataaaatattattgcatCATATATTCCTAA